In Oryza brachyantha chromosome 1, ObraRS2, whole genome shotgun sequence, the following are encoded in one genomic region:
- the LOC102700855 gene encoding probable glutathione S-transferase GSTU6: protein MAAAGAGDGGGDGEQLTVLGAWGSPFLVRVRLALNLKGLSYEYVEVDLAGKREQLLAANPVHRKIPVLLHAGKPVCESMVIVEYLDEAFPSAAGLLPADPYARAVARFWAAFVDDKLLSGWLGVYDAGKTEEEKAAALAETRAALDALEGALGERAGGWFGGDSVGLVDVALGGFVPAMMASEPTTGLRIVDPGRTPLLAAWVERFCALEEAKAAMPPFDRILEAGKKRYADLQAAAAAAAARE from the exons ATGGCTGCGGCCGGAGCTGGAGatggaggtggcgacggcgagcagctgACGGTGCTCGGCGCGTGGGGGAGCCCATTCCTGGTCCGGGTGCGCCTGGCGCTCAACCTCAAGGGGCTCAGCTACGAGTACGTGGAGGTGGACCTCGCCGGCAAGAGAGAgcagctcctcgccgccaacCCCGTGCACAGGAAGATCCCcgtcctcctccacgccggcAAGCCCGTCTGCGAGTCGATGGTCATCGTCGAGTACCTCGACGAGGCcttcccttccgccgccggcctcctccccgccgaccCCTacgcccgcgccgtcgcccgcttCTGGGCCGCCTTCGTCGACGACAAG CTGCTGAGTGGGTGGCTGGGGGTCTACGACGCGGGGaagacggaggaggagaaggcggcggcgctggcggagACGCGCGCGGCGTTGGACGCGCTGGAGGGCGCGCTCGGGGAGCGCGCGGGCGGGTGGTTCGGCGGCGACAGCGTGGGGCTCGTCGACGTCGCGCTGGGCGGGTTCGTGCCGGCGATGATGGCGTCGGAGCCGACGACCGGGCTCAGGATCGTCGACCCGGGGAGGACGCCGCTGCTGGCGGCGTGGGTGGAGCGGTTCTGCGCGCTGGAGGAGGCCAAGGCGGCCATGCCGCCGTTCGATCGCATCCTCGAGGCTGGCAAGAAGAGGTACGCCGATctgcaggccgccgccgcggcggcggcggcgagagaaTGA